One genomic region from Streptomyces venezuelae encodes:
- a CDS encoding MarR family winged helix-turn-helix transcriptional regulator, with amino-acid sequence MPKPLSLPFDPIARADELWQKRWGPVPSMAAITSIMRAHQILLAEVDAVVKPYGLTFARYEALVLLTFSKAGELPMSKIGERLMVHPTSVTNTVDRLVKSGLVAKRPNPNDGRGTLATITEKGREVVEAATRDLMEMDFGLSTYDAEECGEIFAMLRPLRVSAHDFDES; translated from the coding sequence GTGCCGAAGCCGCTCAGTCTCCCCTTCGATCCCATCGCCCGTGCCGACGAACTGTGGCAGAAGCGCTGGGGCCCGGTCCCGTCGATGGCCGCGATCACCTCGATCATGCGCGCCCACCAGATCCTCCTCGCGGAGGTCGACGCCGTCGTCAAGCCGTACGGGCTGACCTTCGCGCGCTACGAGGCCCTGGTGCTGCTCACCTTCTCCAAGGCCGGCGAGCTGCCGATGTCCAAGATCGGCGAGCGGCTGATGGTGCACCCCACCTCGGTGACGAACACGGTCGACCGGCTCGTGAAGTCGGGTCTGGTCGCCAAGCGCCCGAACCCCAACGACGGCCGCGGCACCCTCGCGACCATCACCGAGAAGGGGCGCGAGGTGGTCGAGGCAGCGACCCGCGACCTGATGGAGATGGATTTCGGCCTCTCCACGTACGACGCCGAGGAGTGCGGCGAGATCTTCGCGATGCTGCGCCCGCTGCGGGTCAGCGCGCACGATTTCGACGAGAGCTGA
- a CDS encoding TetR/AcrR family transcriptional regulator translates to MSGKTAGSVKAQDARSQETRDKLLEGALRTLVEQGIAKASARAIATTAGVNQALVFYHFGSVDELLAAACRHGAEQRVARHRERLRSVGSLSELLAFGREMHAEERDAGHVAVLGQLLAGAQTHPRLAPATAAGLDLWIAEIEQVLVRVLAGTPLAEFTDPAGLARAVAASFVGLELYEGVDPAGAEAALTALEQLGALMAAVEELNPVARKAVAYTLRRQGGRGR, encoded by the coding sequence ATGAGCGGGAAGACCGCCGGAAGCGTGAAGGCGCAGGACGCCCGGAGCCAGGAGACCCGGGACAAGCTCCTCGAAGGCGCCCTGCGCACCCTCGTCGAGCAGGGCATCGCCAAGGCCTCCGCGCGGGCGATCGCGACCACCGCCGGCGTCAACCAGGCCCTGGTCTTCTACCACTTCGGCTCCGTCGACGAGCTGCTCGCCGCCGCCTGCCGGCACGGAGCCGAGCAGCGGGTCGCCCGCCACCGCGAGCGGCTCCGCTCCGTCGGCAGCCTCTCCGAGCTGCTCGCCTTCGGACGCGAGATGCACGCCGAGGAGCGGGACGCCGGGCACGTCGCCGTCCTCGGCCAGCTGCTCGCCGGGGCCCAGACCCACCCCCGGCTCGCCCCGGCCACCGCCGCCGGGCTCGACCTGTGGATCGCCGAGATCGAGCAGGTCCTCGTCCGGGTCCTCGCCGGGACCCCGCTCGCGGAGTTCACCGACCCCGCCGGGCTCGCCCGCGCGGTCGCCGCCTCCTTCGTCGGCCTCGAACTGTACGAGGGCGTCGACCCGGCCGGCGCGGAGGCGGCGCTCACCGCGCTGGAGCAGCTCGGCGCCCTGATGGCCGCGGTCGAGGAGCTCAATCCGGTCGCGCGGAAGGCCGTTGCGTACACCCTGCGGCGGCAGGGCGGTCGCGGCCGGTAA
- a CDS encoding DUF5937 family protein, with amino-acid sequence MPYHLRFGEADPLRIRFAVSPLWETHSAVRVLARPGKQNYHLPWLRRIAGAARGLDLGPLQLLMPLRGHSPDFLYPPPLGPAATFEEEIAAVRETDPALALDDFERALAETPGAAGTEEGRRLLADPADGLRRLSVLLEAAWEALVAPEWPRLRALLEADVAYHSRRLAEGGLERLLSELHPAFAWAAETATLQVAYAGEHDRPLDGQGLVLMPSVFTWPDVVSGFDPPWQPTVVYPARGIGGLWAEPRDRTPEALARLLGRARADVLCALDEPTGTTALAHRLGLAPSSVSSHLSVLRDAGLLASRRYGHQVLYERTPLGIAVSQPGTD; translated from the coding sequence GTGCCGTACCACCTGCGCTTCGGCGAGGCCGACCCGCTGCGGATCCGGTTCGCGGTCTCGCCGCTCTGGGAGACGCACTCCGCCGTCCGGGTCCTCGCCCGGCCCGGGAAGCAGAACTACCACCTGCCGTGGCTGCGGCGGATCGCGGGCGCCGCGCGGGGGCTCGACCTCGGTCCGCTCCAGCTCCTCATGCCGCTCCGCGGGCACAGCCCCGACTTCCTCTACCCGCCGCCGCTCGGGCCCGCCGCCACCTTCGAGGAGGAGATCGCCGCCGTACGGGAGACCGACCCGGCCCTCGCGCTCGACGACTTCGAGCGGGCGCTCGCCGAGACGCCGGGGGCGGCCGGCACCGAGGAGGGTCGGCGTCTCCTTGCCGATCCGGCCGACGGGCTGCGGCGCCTGAGCGTTCTCCTGGAGGCCGCCTGGGAGGCGCTCGTCGCCCCCGAGTGGCCCCGGCTGCGGGCGCTCCTGGAGGCGGACGTGGCGTACCACTCGCGCCGGCTGGCCGAGGGCGGGCTCGAACGGCTCCTGAGCGAGCTGCACCCGGCCTTCGCCTGGGCCGCCGAGACCGCCACCCTCCAGGTCGCCTACGCCGGGGAGCACGACCGCCCGCTGGACGGGCAGGGGCTCGTCCTCATGCCCTCGGTCTTCACCTGGCCCGACGTCGTGAGCGGCTTCGATCCGCCGTGGCAGCCGACGGTGGTCTACCCGGCGCGCGGGATCGGCGGGCTGTGGGCCGAGCCCCGGGACCGTACGCCCGAGGCGCTCGCCCGGCTGCTCGGCCGCGCGCGGGCGGACGTCCTGTGCGCCCTGGACGAGCCGACGGGGACGACGGCGCTCGCGCACCGGCTGGGCCTCGCGCCCTCCTCCGTCTCCTCGCATCTGTCGGTGCTGCGGGACGCGGGGCTGCTGGCCTCCCGGCGGTACGGCCACCAGGTGCTGTACGAGCGGACGCCGCTGGGGATCGCGGTGTCGCAGCCCGGAACCGACTGA
- a CDS encoding methylmalonyl-CoA mutase has product MDADAIEEGRRRWQARYDKARKRDADFTTLSGDAVEPVYGPRPGDAYEGFERIGWPGEYPFTRGLHATGYRGRTWTIRQFAGFGNAEQTNERYKMILEAGGGGLSVAFDMPTLMGRDSDDPKALGEVGHCGVAIDSAADMEVLFKDIPLGDVTTSMTISGPAVPAFCMYLVAAERQGVDPAVLNGTLQTDIFKEYIAQKEWLFEPEPHLRLIGDLMEHCAQGIPAYKPLSVSGYHIREAGATAAQELAYTLADGFGYVELGLSRGLDVDVFAPGLSFFFDAHLDFFEEIAKFRAARRIWARWMKEVYGAKTDKAQWLRFHTQTAGVSLTAQQPYNNVVRTAVEALSAVLGGTNSLHTNALDETLALPSAQAAEIALRTQQVLMEETGVANVADPLGGSWYVEQLTDRIEADAEKIFDQIKERGRRAHPDGQHPIGPITSGILRGIEDGWFTGEIAESAFQYQQSLEKGDKRVVGVNCHHGSVTGDLEILRVSHEVEWEQVRVLGERKARRDDAKVRASIDAMLVAARDGSNMIAPMLEAVRAEATLGEICNALRDEWGVYTEPPGF; this is encoded by the coding sequence ATGGACGCTGACGCCATCGAGGAAGGCCGCCGTCGCTGGCAGGCCCGTTACGACAAGGCCCGCAAGCGGGACGCCGACTTCACCACGCTCTCCGGCGACGCCGTGGAGCCCGTCTACGGGCCCCGGCCGGGCGACGCCTACGAGGGGTTCGAGCGCATCGGCTGGCCCGGTGAGTACCCCTTCACCCGGGGACTCCACGCGACCGGCTACCGGGGCCGGACCTGGACCATCCGCCAGTTCGCGGGCTTCGGCAACGCCGAGCAGACCAACGAGCGGTACAAGATGATCCTGGAGGCCGGCGGCGGCGGCCTCTCCGTCGCCTTCGACATGCCGACCCTCATGGGCCGCGACTCCGACGACCCGAAGGCGCTCGGCGAGGTCGGCCACTGCGGCGTCGCCATCGACTCCGCCGCCGACATGGAGGTCCTCTTCAAGGACATCCCGCTCGGCGACGTCACCACCTCGATGACGATCTCCGGGCCGGCCGTGCCCGCCTTCTGCATGTACCTGGTCGCCGCCGAGCGTCAGGGCGTCGACCCGGCCGTGCTCAACGGCACGCTCCAGACCGACATCTTCAAGGAGTACATCGCGCAGAAGGAGTGGCTCTTCGAGCCCGAGCCCCATCTGCGTCTCATCGGCGACCTGATGGAGCACTGCGCGCAGGGCATCCCCGCGTACAAGCCGCTCTCCGTCTCCGGCTACCACATCCGCGAGGCCGGGGCGACGGCCGCGCAGGAGCTCGCGTACACCCTCGCCGACGGCTTCGGCTACGTGGAGCTGGGACTCAGCCGCGGCCTCGACGTCGACGTCTTCGCCCCCGGCCTGTCCTTCTTCTTCGACGCGCACCTCGACTTCTTCGAGGAGATCGCCAAGTTCCGCGCGGCCCGCCGGATCTGGGCGCGCTGGATGAAGGAGGTGTACGGCGCCAAGACCGACAAGGCCCAGTGGCTCCGCTTCCACACCCAGACCGCCGGGGTCTCCCTCACCGCCCAGCAGCCGTACAACAACGTCGTCCGCACGGCGGTCGAGGCCCTCTCCGCCGTCCTCGGCGGCACCAACTCCCTCCACACCAACGCCCTCGACGAGACCCTCGCGCTGCCCAGCGCACAGGCCGCCGAGATCGCGCTGCGCACGCAGCAGGTGCTGATGGAGGAGACGGGCGTGGCCAACGTGGCCGACCCGCTGGGCGGCTCCTGGTACGTCGAGCAGCTCACCGACCGCATCGAGGCCGACGCCGAGAAGATCTTCGACCAGATCAAGGAGCGCGGCCGCCGCGCCCACCCGGACGGGCAGCACCCGATCGGGCCGATCACCTCGGGCATCCTGCGGGGCATCGAGGACGGCTGGTTCACCGGCGAGATCGCCGAGTCCGCCTTCCAGTACCAGCAGTCCCTGGAGAAGGGCGACAAGCGGGTCGTCGGCGTCAACTGCCACCACGGCTCCGTCACCGGCGACCTGGAGATCCTGCGGGTCAGTCACGAGGTCGAGTGGGAGCAGGTCCGCGTCCTCGGCGAGCGCAAGGCGCGCCGCGACGACGCCAAGGTCCGCGCCTCGATCGACGCGATGCTGGTGGCGGCCCGGGACGGGTCGAACATGATCGCCCCGATGCTGGAGGCCGTACGCGCCGAGGCCACGCTCGGCGAGATCTGCAACGCCCTGCGCGACGAGTGGGGCGTCTACACGGAGCCGCCGGGCTTCTAG
- a CDS encoding glycoside hydrolase family 6 protein, with amino-acid sequence MSRRTVTAAALTLVSALLLTGCSVDEPPKTPVGPPSARGETPAPSAGSPFWVDPESDAAKQVRKYEAEGRTEDAAILKRIAERPVADWPAGDDPVPEVTRAVRGAAAEGRTPVFVAYNIPHRDCGMYSAGGSHDAQAYRSWVDSFASAIGDSPAIVVLEPDAVPHIVDGCTPAQYHDERYELLAGAIERLKRQPRTRVYLDAGNPAWIDDPGKLVEPLRRAGVARADGFSLNVSNFQTNDTVKGFGSTLSGLLGGIHFTVDTSRNGDGPLPGDRAEAWCNPPGRALGVPPTDRTGDELVDAYLWIKRPGDSDGQCRGGPAAGTWWPEYALGLARRAKA; translated from the coding sequence ATGTCCCGCCGCACCGTCACCGCCGCCGCACTGACCCTCGTCTCCGCGCTGCTCCTGACCGGATGCTCCGTGGACGAGCCCCCGAAGACCCCGGTCGGCCCGCCGTCCGCGCGCGGCGAGACGCCGGCCCCCTCGGCCGGCTCGCCCTTCTGGGTCGACCCGGAGAGCGACGCGGCGAAGCAGGTCAGGAAGTACGAGGCGGAGGGCAGGACCGAGGACGCGGCGATCCTGAAGCGGATCGCGGAGCGGCCGGTCGCGGACTGGCCGGCCGGGGACGACCCCGTCCCCGAGGTCACGCGTGCGGTGCGGGGCGCGGCGGCCGAGGGCCGGACCCCTGTCTTCGTCGCGTACAACATCCCCCACCGCGACTGCGGGATGTACTCGGCGGGCGGCTCGCACGACGCCCAGGCCTACCGGAGCTGGGTCGACTCCTTCGCCTCGGCGATCGGCGACTCCCCCGCCATCGTCGTCCTGGAGCCGGACGCGGTGCCGCACATCGTGGACGGCTGCACCCCCGCGCAGTACCACGACGAGCGCTACGAGCTGCTCGCCGGAGCGATCGAGCGGCTCAAGCGGCAGCCGCGCACCCGGGTCTATCTGGACGCGGGCAATCCGGCGTGGATCGACGACCCGGGCAAGCTGGTGGAGCCGCTGCGCCGGGCGGGTGTCGCCCGCGCGGACGGCTTCTCGCTGAACGTCTCCAACTTCCAGACGAACGACACGGTGAAGGGCTTCGGCTCGACCTTGTCGGGGCTGCTCGGCGGCATCCACTTCACGGTGGACACCAGCCGAAACGGCGACGGCCCCCTCCCGGGTGACCGGGCGGAGGCCTGGTGCAATCCGCCGGGCCGGGCCCTCGGCGTACCGCCGACGGACCGGACCGGGGACGAGCTGGTCGACGCGTATCTGTGGATCAAGCGCCCCGGCGACTCGGACGGTCAGTGCCGGGGCGGCCCGGCCGCCGGGACGTGGTGGCCGGAGTACGCCCTGGGCCTGGCCCGCAGGGCGAAGGCCTGA
- a CDS encoding kelch motif-containing protein, giving the protein MAYRPSKKFKKTLLGSGAVVVLAALNAPAAVSFAEEKYHAYKIAQPGYKKQFGSWAEVDVPAEYRINAIHAALLRTGKVLLIAGSGNDQKNFDAGTFETILWDPAKNTFKKIPTPVDFFCSGHTQLPDGRLLVAGGTARYEVLEGGVEKAGGGMRVKNESPDKAVTLKKGTVFRSPSGVEYVSKFDVTVPKAKREFEISYFKSGQMKPWKTKVTAAEARVFVEARKAGPQALTTEAAQYEVVGLKGEEADNVYGLAQKLTTEKQDFQGIKGAYEFDPRAERYIPVAPMKDARWYPTLVTLQDGKVLAVSGLNDVGDVVPGDNEIYDPRTKKWTKGPFRYFPTYPSLFLTKGGKLLYTGSNAGYGPAEKGREPGLWDLKKNSFTKLGGLTDPDQLETSASLMLPPAQNQKVMVLGGGGVGESPKSTARTSIVDLSADSPVFTDGPALPQGTRYLSSVLLPDDTVFTSGGSEQYRGRSGSDILKAQFYDPKSNAFTEAAEPTVGRNYHSEALLLPDGRVATFGSDPLFDDKDNTKLGTFEQRIEVFTPPYLHQAGTDRPALGEGPQELDQNGRATFRTDDAGRIVKARLMRPSAVTHTTDVEQRSVELGLTKGQDGKSVTVDVPQDRTLVPPGWYMLFVTDANGIPSEAKWIQVE; this is encoded by the coding sequence ATGGCCTACCGGCCGTCGAAGAAGTTCAAGAAGACCCTGCTCGGCAGCGGGGCCGTCGTGGTCCTCGCCGCGCTCAACGCCCCCGCCGCCGTCTCCTTCGCCGAGGAGAAGTACCACGCGTACAAGATCGCCCAGCCCGGCTACAAGAAGCAGTTCGGCTCCTGGGCGGAGGTCGACGTCCCCGCCGAGTACCGCATCAACGCCATCCACGCGGCCCTCCTCCGCACGGGGAAGGTGCTGCTGATCGCCGGCTCGGGCAACGACCAGAAGAACTTCGACGCCGGGACCTTCGAGACCATCCTCTGGGACCCCGCGAAGAACACCTTCAAGAAGATCCCCACCCCCGTGGACTTCTTCTGCTCCGGCCACACCCAGCTCCCCGACGGGCGCCTGCTCGTCGCCGGCGGCACCGCTCGGTACGAGGTCCTCGAGGGCGGCGTCGAGAAGGCCGGCGGCGGCATGCGGGTCAAGAACGAGAGCCCCGACAAGGCGGTCACCCTCAAGAAGGGCACCGTCTTCCGCTCCCCGTCCGGGGTCGAGTACGTCTCCAAGTTCGACGTCACCGTCCCCAAGGCCAAGCGCGAGTTCGAGATCTCGTACTTCAAGAGCGGCCAGATGAAGCCCTGGAAGACCAAGGTCACCGCCGCCGAGGCGCGGGTCTTCGTCGAGGCCAGGAAGGCGGGCCCGCAGGCCCTCACCACCGAGGCCGCGCAGTACGAGGTCGTCGGCCTCAAGGGCGAGGAGGCCGACAACGTCTACGGGCTCGCGCAGAAGCTCACCACCGAGAAGCAGGACTTCCAGGGCATCAAGGGCGCCTACGAGTTCGACCCCCGGGCCGAGAGGTACATCCCCGTGGCCCCCATGAAGGACGCCCGTTGGTACCCCACCCTCGTCACCCTCCAGGACGGCAAGGTCCTCGCCGTCTCCGGGCTCAACGACGTCGGCGACGTCGTCCCCGGCGACAACGAGATCTACGACCCCCGGACCAAGAAGTGGACCAAGGGCCCCTTCCGCTACTTCCCCACCTACCCCTCCCTCTTCCTCACCAAGGGCGGCAAGCTCCTCTACACCGGCTCCAACGCCGGCTACGGCCCCGCCGAGAAGGGTCGCGAACCCGGTCTGTGGGACCTGAAGAAGAACTCCTTCACGAAGCTCGGCGGGCTCACCGACCCCGACCAGCTGGAGACCTCCGCCTCCCTGATGCTGCCGCCCGCCCAGAACCAGAAGGTCATGGTCCTCGGCGGCGGCGGGGTCGGCGAGTCCCCGAAGTCCACTGCCCGCACCTCGATCGTCGACCTGTCCGCGGACAGCCCCGTCTTCACCGACGGACCCGCCCTCCCGCAGGGCACCCGCTACCTCAGCAGCGTGCTGCTCCCCGACGACACCGTCTTCACCAGCGGCGGGTCCGAGCAGTACCGGGGCCGCAGCGGCAGCGACATCCTCAAGGCCCAGTTCTACGACCCGAAGAGCAACGCCTTCACCGAGGCCGCGGAACCCACCGTCGGCCGCAACTACCACTCCGAGGCGCTGCTGCTCCCCGACGGCCGGGTCGCCACCTTCGGCTCCGACCCGCTCTTCGACGACAAGGACAACACCAAGCTCGGTACGTTCGAGCAGCGCATCGAGGTCTTCACCCCGCCCTACCTCCACCAGGCGGGCACCGACCGGCCCGCACTGGGGGAAGGCCCGCAGGAGCTCGACCAGAACGGCCGCGCCACCTTCAGGACCGACGACGCCGGACGGATCGTCAAGGCCCGGCTGATGCGGCCCAGCGCCGTCACCCACACGACAGACGTCGAACAGCGCTCGGTGGAGCTCGGCCTGACGAAGGGGCAGGACGGGAAGTCGGTCACCGTCGACGTACCGCAGGACCGCACGCTCGTGCCGCCCGGCTGGTACATGCTCTTCGTGACGGACGCGAACGGCATCCCGAGCGAGGCGAAGTGGATCCAGGTGGAGTGA
- a CDS encoding DUF3817 domain-containing protein gives MKSSVLTRYRVMSYVTAVMLLVLCTCMIFKYGFDKGEDVTFMVSQAHGILYIIYLVFAFDLGSKAKWPFGKLLWVLLSGTIPFAAFFVERKVVRETLPLVSGVQPEPVKA, from the coding sequence ATGAAATCCAGCGTGCTGACCCGCTACCGCGTCATGTCCTACGTGACCGCCGTCATGCTGCTCGTGCTCTGCACCTGCATGATCTTCAAGTACGGGTTCGACAAGGGCGAGGACGTGACCTTCATGGTCTCCCAGGCCCACGGCATCCTCTACATCATCTACCTCGTCTTCGCCTTCGATCTGGGCTCGAAGGCGAAGTGGCCCTTCGGCAAGCTCCTGTGGGTGCTGCTCTCCGGGACGATTCCCTTCGCCGCGTTCTTCGTGGAGCGCAAGGTCGTCCGCGAGACGTTGCCGCTGGTCAGCGGCGTGCAGCCGGAGCCGGTCAAGGCCTGA
- a CDS encoding glycosyltransferase family 2 protein: protein MSPFVGVSTRSTTAGGTVRPGGYDYDTYSRLAGPLTDPDPAAYTVQYRSLLSKEPHRIRAVLLMCLAPLLSALLLAYLVWPSHWTVREGGDRWLVHLDTVMLVSIGLICFFMLVNVTSIAHATMVARDPIPVHAEPGTRVAFLTTYVPGKEPLSMVRGTLEGAVRLRHDGPMDVWLLDEGDSPEAKALCAELGVRHFTRAGVPEWNRRKGVHKAKTKHGNYNAWLAMHGDDYDFFASVDTDHVPLPNFLERMLGYFRDPDIAFVVGPQVYGNYTNIVTKAAESQQFLFHALIQRAGNRYRAPMFVGTNNIVRISALKQIGGLYDSITEDMATGFELHRRKNPRTGHFWRSVYTPDVLAVGEGPASWTDFFTQQLRWSRGTYETIIKQFWKAPFRTPPGRFLNYTLMLVYYPMTAVNWFVGILSCVLYLWLGASGTQVSTSVWLMIYSDAVALQIGLYLWNRRHNVSPHEPEGSGGLAGMAMSALSAPIYLKSLGSAVLRTRGRFVVTPKGGEASPDRLLTFRIHLYWAAILIASLVASVHFDHTHAAMRTWASLALVVALAPVTLWAFTNMRDRRARTVRERARARARARGLADAREGVEVITAATPHPTAPVTPAPTTTGGN from the coding sequence ATGTCCCCTTTTGTTGGGGTATCGACCCGTTCGACGACAGCTGGAGGCACCGTGCGGCCGGGAGGCTACGACTACGACACCTACAGCCGACTCGCAGGTCCCCTCACGGACCCGGACCCGGCGGCCTACACGGTGCAGTACCGAAGTCTGCTCTCCAAGGAGCCGCACCGAATACGAGCCGTCCTGCTCATGTGCCTCGCGCCGCTCCTGTCGGCGCTGCTCCTCGCCTATCTCGTCTGGCCGAGCCACTGGACCGTCCGCGAGGGCGGCGACCGCTGGCTCGTCCACCTCGACACCGTGATGCTCGTGTCGATCGGCCTCATCTGCTTCTTCATGCTGGTGAACGTCACGTCGATCGCCCACGCCACGATGGTCGCCCGCGACCCGATACCCGTCCACGCCGAGCCCGGCACCCGCGTCGCCTTCCTCACCACGTACGTCCCGGGCAAGGAGCCGCTCTCCATGGTCCGCGGCACCCTCGAAGGCGCCGTCCGGCTGCGGCACGACGGACCGATGGACGTCTGGCTCCTCGACGAGGGCGACTCCCCCGAGGCCAAGGCGCTCTGCGCCGAGCTCGGCGTACGCCACTTCACCCGCGCCGGCGTCCCCGAGTGGAACCGTAGGAAGGGCGTCCACAAAGCGAAGACCAAGCACGGCAACTACAACGCCTGGCTCGCCATGCACGGGGACGACTACGACTTCTTCGCCTCCGTCGACACCGACCACGTCCCGCTCCCCAACTTCCTGGAGCGGATGCTCGGCTACTTCCGCGACCCCGACATCGCCTTCGTCGTCGGACCGCAGGTGTACGGCAACTACACCAACATCGTCACCAAGGCCGCCGAGTCGCAGCAGTTCCTCTTCCACGCCCTCATCCAGCGGGCCGGGAACCGCTACCGCGCGCCCATGTTCGTCGGCACGAACAACATCGTCCGGATCTCCGCCCTCAAGCAGATCGGCGGCCTGTACGACTCCATCACCGAGGACATGGCCACCGGCTTCGAACTGCACCGCAGGAAGAACCCGCGCACCGGCCACTTCTGGCGCTCCGTCTACACCCCCGACGTGCTCGCGGTCGGCGAGGGCCCGGCCTCCTGGACCGACTTCTTCACCCAGCAGCTGCGCTGGTCCCGGGGCACGTACGAGACGATCATCAAGCAGTTCTGGAAGGCACCCTTCCGCACCCCGCCGGGCCGCTTCCTCAACTACACCCTGATGCTCGTCTACTACCCGATGACGGCCGTCAACTGGTTCGTGGGCATCCTCAGCTGCGTCCTCTACCTCTGGCTCGGCGCCTCCGGCACCCAGGTCTCCACCTCGGTGTGGCTGATGATCTACAGCGACGCCGTCGCCCTCCAGATCGGGCTCTACCTCTGGAACCGGCGCCACAACGTCTCGCCCCACGAACCCGAGGGCTCCGGCGGCCTCGCCGGCATGGCGATGTCCGCGCTCTCCGCGCCCATCTACCTCAAGTCCCTCGGCTCGGCGGTCCTGCGCACCCGCGGCCGCTTCGTCGTCACCCCCAAGGGCGGCGAGGCCAGCCCCGACCGCCTGCTCACCTTCCGCATCCACCTCTACTGGGCGGCGATCCTCATCGCCTCGCTCGTGGCCTCCGTCCACTTCGACCACACCCACGCGGCCATGCGCACCTGGGCGTCCCTCGCCCTCGTCGTCGCCCTGGCCCCGGTCACCCTCTGGGCGTTCACGAACATGCGGGACCGGCGCGCCCGGACCGTCAGGGAGCGCGCCCGCGCCCGGGCCCGCGCGCGTGGTCTCGCCGACGCCCGCGAGGGGGTCGAGGTCATCACGGCGGCCACGCCGCACCCGACCGCCCCCGTCACGCCCGCCCCGACGACGACCGGAGGGAACTGA
- a CDS encoding MFS transporter yields MPKHDSPHPPLPTAPTPPADPAPVPVPGPTLTSAGAGRPGYRAVFRVREFRFVFVAHLFSLLGVVVSELALTVLVYDLTSSPLLSSLTFALGFLPYLLGGTLLAGLTDRLPPRRILVVCDLVCAACVAAMVVPATPVAVLLALRCAIAVVSPVFNGTRMATLADVLGEGELFVLGRSLLRIVSQSALLAGFAVGGVLLTVVPPRGALAVTAGTFIASALLLRLGTARRPARAAGKAAASGLSGTWAVLRNRRVRALMLMFWVPPLFAVVPEALAAPYADEAGVSTAALGLLMCALPVGTIAGELFAGSFIGAATRSRIVLPLAVTGVLPYLLYAAEPGVALAVVALLLAGTTGAYTLGLDAWFVAAVPEEQRGRAMTLMTAGMMTVQGVGMAGAGIAAEFAPVHTVVAGTGVVGTLCLLAAAAELKASGRTNGETSGGTSGGTSGGTSGGTSGGTEK; encoded by the coding sequence ATGCCGAAGCACGACTCCCCGCACCCACCCCTGCCCACCGCGCCGACGCCTCCCGCCGACCCCGCTCCCGTTCCGGTTCCCGGCCCGACCCTGACCTCCGCCGGGGCCGGCCGCCCCGGCTACCGGGCCGTGTTCCGGGTGCGGGAGTTCCGGTTCGTCTTCGTGGCGCACCTCTTCTCGCTCCTCGGGGTCGTCGTCAGCGAGCTCGCGCTCACCGTGCTCGTCTACGACCTCACCAGCTCCCCGCTCCTCTCCTCCCTCACCTTCGCCCTCGGCTTCCTCCCCTACCTCCTCGGCGGCACCCTGCTCGCCGGGCTCACCGACCGGCTCCCGCCCCGCCGGATCCTCGTCGTCTGCGACCTGGTCTGCGCCGCCTGCGTCGCCGCGATGGTCGTCCCCGCGACCCCCGTCGCCGTCCTGCTGGCCCTGCGCTGCGCCATCGCCGTCGTCTCGCCGGTCTTCAACGGCACCCGCATGGCGACCCTCGCCGACGTCCTCGGCGAGGGCGAGCTCTTCGTCCTCGGCCGTTCCCTCCTGCGGATCGTCTCGCAGAGCGCCCTCCTGGCCGGCTTCGCCGTCGGCGGCGTCCTCCTCACCGTCGTCCCACCGCGCGGCGCCCTCGCCGTCACCGCCGGCACCTTCATCGCCTCGGCGCTGCTGCTGCGCCTCGGCACCGCCCGCCGGCCCGCCCGCGCCGCCGGGAAGGCCGCCGCGAGCGGGCTCTCCGGGACCTGGGCCGTGCTGCGGAACCGGCGGGTGCGCGCCCTGATGCTGATGTTCTGGGTGCCGCCGCTCTTCGCCGTCGTACCGGAGGCGCTCGCCGCGCCCTACGCCGACGAGGCAGGTGTCTCGACCGCCGCCCTCGGCCTCCTGATGTGCGCGCTGCCCGTCGGCACCATCGCGGGCGAGCTCTTCGCCGGGTCCTTCATCGGAGCGGCGACCCGGTCCCGGATCGTGCTCCCGCTCGCGGTGACCGGCGTCCTCCCCTATCTCCTCTACGCCGCCGAGCCCGGCGTCGCCCTCGCGGTCGTCGCGCTCCTCCTGGCGGGCACCACCGGCGCGTACACCCTCGGTCTCGACGCCTGGTTCGTCGCCGCCGTCCCGGAGGAGCAGCGGGGGAGGGCCATGACCCTGATGACGGCGGGCATGATGACCGTCCAGGGCGTCGGCATGGCGGGCGCCGGGATCGCGGCCGAGTTCGCGCCCGTGCACACGGTCGTCGCGGGCACGGGCGTCGTCGGGACGCTCTGTCTGCTCGCCGCCGCGGCGGAGCTGAAGGCCTCCGGGAGGACCAACGGGGAAACCTCGGGCGGGACCTCGGGCGGGACCTCGGGCGGGACCTCGGGCGGGACCTCGGGCGGGACCGAGAAATGA